From the genome of Cervus elaphus chromosome 7, mCerEla1.1, whole genome shotgun sequence:
TCACTTACATAGGCTGCATGACCCAGGCCTATGTATTTCACTGGCTAGGCTGCACTGAATGTGTTCTGCTTGGCACCATGGCCTTAGACCGCTATGTGGCTGTGTGTAAGCCTCTGAGATACCCTGTAATCATGAACCACAAACTCTGCCGGCAGCTCTCCAGCACTGCTTGGCTCATTGGCCTGGCCAATTCACTACTGCAGTCCACACTGACAGTCCAGCTGCCCCTGTGTGGGAACCAAGAACTGGACCACTTCTTTTGTGAACTGCCTGGTCTAATTAAGATGGCTTGTGTGGACACCACAGTCAACGAGCTTACTTTAGCAGTTGTGGCCACCTTCCTGATAATGGGTCCCCTCTCTATGATACTTATCTCTTACAGTTATATTGCACAAGCTGTATTTCGAATCCCTTCTGCTGATGGGAGACTTAAGGCCTTCAACACTTGTTCTTCGCACTTACTAGTGGTGTCTTTATTTTATGGCCCTGGCATCTACATCTATATGCAGACTTCAGGGGACAGCCCTCAAGACCTTATCAAAGTTCTGACGCTGTTTTACTGTGTTATTACTCCCATGGCCAACCCATTCATCTACACCTTGAGGAACAAGGATGTTAAAGGAGCTTTGAGGAGACTTCTGAGGCGGGCCATTTTGTCCAAGAGAATATGATGCTTTATTCTGAATAGGAAAGCTCAACAATAACATGAAATATATCCTCCTGTAAATAGATGTTCCATCAAAATCATGCTCAAAAGTCAAGTCAAGAAAACCTTTGTGTGTTCTGTTTACCACTTCTGATACCAAACACGTTGGGTTTTTTCCCCACAATAACTGGTTCTTTGAAACCAACTGGATGTCCTACGgttcaattcttttttttggttgtgctgggtcttccttgcttagtgcaggctttctctagctgcggcaagtggggactactctttcTGGCTGCAGTGAGAGGTCtcctcattgcagcggcttctcttgttgtggagcacaggatcCAGGGCGCATAGGCTTCAGTatgggctccagagcccaggctcatgagctgtggtgcatggactcagTTTCCCTGGACACGTGGGGTCCTCCTGGGCTAGTGATGGAACCAGTGTCCCTTTCATTGCACGGTGGACTCttaaaccactgaaccaccaggaaggtccccgCAATTTAATTCTGACACTACCCAGAGTTAGCATAGACCCCACAGATTAAGGGCTTAATTCCacaaaattttattattggagaGTAGGTTCTCATCTTGTTGCAGTAAGAATTCAGAGTTGAGACAGGGAAGCTAAGACAGCAAAGTGAGAATTTATTAAGCAATAGTACACTCTCAGGAAGGAGAGTGGGCAGGATCAGGTGAGCAGCTGCTCTGAGTTCCTTCAGCAAGCTGGTTATATGGAATGTGAAAATGACTGCACAGACAATATTCATTGAAGAGGCAGGGGTTTTGGGTCAAATCTCTTGATTTTCATCCCAGCTCTACCTTCCCCAGGGGAAGAGGGATTTTCACCCCTATTTGGTCTTGAGCAGAAGTGTCATGGTGTCAGTGCATGATGTAGCCTTCTTTTCTGCAAGGCTAACTTTATTGTAATGAGGGCATAATGAGCAAAAGGTTACATTCAGAGACCAGAAATTCCCATCTATTGCAGCCTTTCTTTGCCTCTAGGACTCCTGTCGCCAAGATGGACCGTTTCCAGTCACCTGGCTCTTGCTCCCACCCCCTTTCTCAGCTCACATCTAGTTAACTACCTGCTCTCATACCTCCACTTCAGAAACCAATAACAAATTCAGGCCACCTGTACTTCTGACCAGTCAACTATAAAGTCAAGGGCTTCTACAACTCCCTCCTAAgatttgataatttgctagaacaGCTCACAAAATTCAAGGAAACATTTTACATACTTTTACCAACTTATCTTGGGGCTGGAATAGCTCAGTTGAGAGAGTGTTAGACTGAAGATCTAAAGGTCCGTGGTTCAGTCCCGGGTTTTGGCAGAAAAAGCatcttttttgggcttcccaagcagcgctagtggtaaagaacctgcctgccagtgcaggagacctaagagacatgggttcgatcccttggaggaggacacagcaacccacttcagtattcttgcttggagaatcccatggacagaggagcctggagggctatggtcgatagatctcaaagagtcagatgtgacttagcacacacgcaccaatttattataaaaaatataactcAGGAATAGCGAAATTCAAGATATGCATAGGGTAAGATATGACAGGGAGGAGCGGTGGGCAGAGCATCCATTCACTTTTAGGGCATGCCTCCCCCACATCTCAGTGTGGTCACCAGTTAGGAAGCTCTCCAAACTTCATTGCTCAGTTAATCTTTATTCCAGGTGCCAATGGACACAGACAAAAAATTCGAGTTCTGTTATCTAATAAAAAGGAGCTACTTACTTAGTGGGCAATTAACAGCCTGCCTCAGTCCTACATAAAGTCATGGCATTTTGATTTCTAAAGTGCAGGTACTTACTCTTAATGAATGTGTGCTAAAAGATCAGtgaatagatggatgaatgaatgataacAGGTGCAAGGAACAAAATGAGAACCCGGAGATacagtggtctagtggttactAAGAGGGGAGGAATAGaataaggagaaggaaaagaggaaactgGGGAATGAGAACTGATGAAACTCCTGAGTTGGAGTGTCCTTAAACTCACTAAACTTCAGTAATgacaatatttttcagtaatagtaataatatttaaaagcctTGAGGACAAATAATTTAAATCCAtttctcagtctcttcatctgtaaaaatggtttgatttaaaaaaataaaagctattgaaatatagtatatatattttaaaagtacacgAATCTTAGGTGTCCAGCTAAATGAAATTCCCGAAGTGAAATCACCCACACAACTACCACCAACATCAAAAAATAGAACATTACCAGTTCCTTAGAAGACCCCAGTTGTGCTccctccctaactattcctttcTTACTCCCTTTTGTGGCTTCTAACACAGAGATTTGTTTTCCctgttttaaactttatataaatgcaaTCATGAAATATgcatcttttgtgtctggtttctttcactcatcattacatttttgaaatttatcACCATGGCTTGTAGCTGTagttcattcactttcatcattcatagtattccattttatgaataaaCTTCCATTTTTGTACTCATCTTGCTGTTAATGGGCTTTTGGGTTGCTTCTGGTTTAGAACTATAAAAATGCAGCTAAAGTGTCTTcagatgtaaatatatatacattgctGGCAGCAATATAACTAAAAGTGAAACTCCTGCATCATAGAATATGCACACGTTCAACTTCAATAGGTATAACAAAGAATTTCCCAAAAATGGTGTTTCCAATTTACACTCTTATCAACAGTGTatgaaaatttccatttctgcataatcctcaccaacatttgacACCATGAGTTCATTTTTAACAGGGATTTTAGCATTTAGTTTGtagttctttcagttcagttactcagttgtgtctgactctttgcgaccccacagcacgccaggccaccctgtccatcaccaactcccagagcttactcaaactcatgtccattgagtcagtgatgccatccaaccttctcatcctctgtcgtccccttctcctcctgccctcaatctttcccagcatcagggtcttttccaatgagtcagttcttatgtggccaaagtattggagcttcagcttcagattagtcctttcaatgaatattcaggactgatttcctttaggattgactggttggatctccttgcagtccaagggactctcaagagtcttctccaacaccacagttcaaaagcatcaattctttggcactcagctttctttatagtccaactctcacatccatacatgactactggataaaccatagccttgaatagatggacaaaggtccatctagtaatgtctctgctttttaatatgctgtctagtttggtcataactttccttccaaggagtaagcgtcttttaatttcatggcttcaatcaccatacGCAGTGAtgttagagccccccaaaataaagtcagccactgtttccgcatctatttgccatgaagtggtgggatcggatgccatgatcttagttttctgaatgttgagcttttaagccaactttttcactctcctctttcactttcatcaagaggctctttagttcttcttcactttctgccataagggtggtgtcatctgcatttctgaggttattgatatttcttctggcaagattgattccagcttgtgcttcttccagcccagcgtttctcatgatgtactctgcatagaaattaaataagcagggtgacaatatacagccttgatgtactccttttcctatttggaaccagtctgttgttccatgtccagttctaactgttgcttcctgacctgcatacagtacCTAATGACCTATCAGATTGGCAATATTCCAAAGCCTGAAAACATACAATTAGGGAGGTTGCAtgtgtgaggcgagcagaagtaacgcagcttagattaggagtaggccttcctacttggtaagattatcaggccacctggatacaaccaattagctttcgcttaacactgacgCAGTTTGctaattaggaccaattagctttcacttaacactgaccgcagtttgccaattaggaaattaggaacggggcggaaacccccaggaaagtcccgcccgcgcgaaagttttgaccaatgaaattgctttgcaaacttgtaaccaatccgcttaaaccaacggcttatgctcaccctataaatttgtgtaacagcttgggctccgGGCTCTCTggcctgcaccactgcgttggttgctgcggaaagccctggctcgagtcagtaataaacttccccttTTTgccagttgcattgtcttggaagccttctctcttccggCTCGGGGATTCGGGCATCCGGCATAACAGCATGAAAGCAGGCACTATCTCACATTGCTGTTAAAAGTGCAAAATGATACAATCCTTACAAAGAcacctcccttctctctttcattgtttattgcagcattatttgttaAAGTGAAATACTGGAAAGAATCCAAATACCCATCCCTAAAGATTGGTTAAAAAAACAATGGTGTGtgttcttccctggtgacttccttggtggctcagatggtaaagcgtctgcttacaatgtgggagactcgggttcagtccctgggttgggaagatctcctggagaaggaaatggcaacccactccagtattcttgcctggaaagtcccatgaatgaggagcctgtaggctacagtccatcgcagagagtcggacacgactgagtgacttcactttcacttttcacttttcatcccTAAAAGATTGGTTAAAAAAACAatgttgtgtgtgcttagtcgttcagtcatgtctgactctttgcgatggactgtagcccactaggctccttttgtccatgagatttttcccagtcaagaatactggagtgggttgccttttccttctccagtgcaatGAAGTACTGtgtaactaaaagaaaaagactatttCCACCAACAGATTTAGGATAATTTCCAGCttattcttggagaaggaaatggcaacccattccagtagtcttgctgggaaaatcccatggacagaagagcctggcaggctacggttcatggggttgcaaagaattggacatgactgaagcaactgagcatgcacatgcaccaGTTTATTAGAGTAAGATGCAAAAGAGCACATATAACATTATTTATAGATACAAAGGGGTAAAAGTTTGTTTTTGtacaagaaaagaagggaagggatgAGAGAAGGAagtaggaagaaggaaaggataaaactaataaaaatgggGCAAGAGTATATATGGGataaaagagttagggatggaaaCAAAACTctgaatgtatatttttatgtaatttcaATTTTGAACTGTTTTGCATATcctgaaaggagaaggaagaaaggaaagcaaatcttgaaactgaataaaacagaaacaaatgactAACTGTATATCAAGTTTATAACATAACTACACAGAGAAAAGAATTCAAATAAATTATGTATACGTACTCTATCTCCCTTAATGGGATACAATTCAAGAATAAAGCAAGCAAAGAAATTTTGAACTGTACATAGTAGGTGTGTTATTGCTAATGatgttgatattttaattttaaaaatttaaaatatatatgttgtaAGAGCAAATTGAGTGACTATATGGATGTTGTTGGGAACAGGGTTTTTTCCTGTGGAAGAAGGGAAGATCAAACGTGcaatggtgaaaatgaaaaagaaatctgtgaAGTTGCAtttgaattgaaaatattttataaaatccttATCATATGTATGTTTTATTCCAGCCTTAAGGTCTAATGatgactttccaggtggcagcagtggtaaagaatccacctgccaatgcaggagatgtaagagacgcgggttagatccctaggtcagaagatcccctggaggagggctgggcaacccactccagtatttttgcctggagaatccctatggacagaggagcctggcgggctatagtccatagggtcgcaaaagagtcggacaccagtgacgcgacttagcacgcacgcatgtgttactcaaaaaaaaaattctaatgatAGGGCCTAAAAACAATGGTCTATCCCAGTAGCAATGAGCTTATTATTCAAAATTCAGATCTTAGTTTCTGTATATCATTCCACGTTGAAAGGAACCACAGCTTCATATAGCAATGGCGGATTCCAGGTCTAAGGcaggaaaattataaaatgagcCTGGAATAGCTTGTGCTAGAAAATAACGTGCACACAAAGCTTTCTTTGCAGGAAATAGTAATTGATAAATGTAGGCAGAATATGCCTTAGGTTTCTTGTCTGCTAAACGGATATAATTATGCCGAACCCACAGGACTGTTATGCAGAATAAGTGAGTTCGTATGCGTAAATGAGACAGTGTACAGAAAACCCTGTGTTGGACAGTTATTGTATTTCCCCACCCCTAGCCCCCTACGCCTAGCAGGGGATTCAGAGCGGCGACCACAGAGGTGTGAAAACCTCCGGGCTTACTAGAAGGAACACACCCTGAGAGCCGCGGTGTGACGCACTTCCGGCCTTTGTAGTTTATCATTATCCAGGCTGCGGTTGTCAAGGATTCAGAGGTGGTGCCTCGGCTGCCCGGTGAGCTTCGGAGTCGGGCTACCGCAGGGCCTTTGAAAAGTCTGGACTGTGCGCTGTGACTCTGGActgggtgtggggaggaggcagcGGGTCTTCTTGGCCAGGGCTTGGCCGGAAAGGtgaggggcagaggaggctgCCCCGGAACCTGGAAGGGCCTTGTTAGTTGAAAGTCAGCGTccgtgcccccacccccatccccttcGTCTGTTCCTGAGCCCTTCAAACACTCGGTCCTAGCACCGGTGTCCTTCGGAACTCTCCTTCCCCGCATCCTAGGATAAGATTTAGGTTCCGATAGCCAGAATGGTTTGTATTTTCCCACGGCTGCCATCCTCTACTGGGGGCTTATTTTAAACAACGAGCATGATAGTTTTATAACATTGCCGCAGCCTCTTTTAGTCTGATTCACTCAAGAATGTATAGGCTCTTGCCAactgttgattttaaaaaaacaaaacacgaaTATTTAAATGGAACTTACGTGTCCGCCAGCACTGTTCAAAGCACTTTTCCGATATTATCTTAGTTACTTCTCATAACTTTATGAGGTAGAGACTAGTAGTATGTTacttctccctccccccacctttttttttttttttaaggtccaggaaaaaaatgaagttgagTAACTTGTCCCGGGTCCTACAGCTGGTAATGGGGTGTGGTCAGGATTTAGATCCAAGGAGTCTGACTTCAGAGTCCATTTTCTTAAACCCTTTGCCGTGCTAACTCAGCCCTTTTTTTCTGTATTAGCTTTATTGTAAGGGAAGTGAGTTCCCTTATTTGAATATGGTCCTACCCCTTTTGCGCCTTAGTAATCCTGAACTTCTAGTTAGAATTTAAGTTTAGAGAGAGAAATATACTTGAGGACGTGTACCGTCTGCAAACCTGATGAAACAGccatttcatttgtgtgtgtacaCCTGTTTTCCCACCCACCCAAAGCTGGTGTTGTGCTTTGATCAGTAGAAAAGATGACAGAGAAGAGGGAAATTGATCTTAGTGAAACTGAGTCGAGATTTGAAACACCATGTACCAGAATAgcaccaggtggcgctagtgaccctgcctgccaatgcaggtgacattagagacgcgggttggatccctgggttgaaaagatgacctggaggagggcatggcaacccactccagcagtcttccctggagaaccccatggacagaggaacctggcaggctgcaatccatagggtcgcaaacagtcacacccactgaagcgacttagcacccacgcATATCAGAAATGGTTTTCTATTGGCAGAGCTCAAAGCTTCAGTTGCATTGTCTGTGAACAGAAAAACTTTGACTTGAAATCAAGATGAGTAGGTAGCAAAtaggaaaaagatatttttcaggGGCCTGAAAGGTTGATTAAACAAGTGGTTGTTTATTCCTTTGAACCCATTCTTGGTTAATTGAGTAATTTGTATCCCAAAATTTTCTCACCCTAGATCAAGCTCAGCAGACCTGGTTCATGCTACCATCATCTCGCCCCTAGATTATTACTTtagcttctcttcctgctctgctTTTCCCCATAGTCTTTTGTAGCAGCAGCCAgttatgtttttatattaaaactgAGTAAAATTTTATCACCCCTCTTGCTTGAAACTTCCAGTAGCTTTCCTTGTCTCTTAGAGTACAAGGCAGAACCCTTATAATAGCTTTTCATGATCTTTTCCTAAGCTGATGTCATCTCCTGTTCCTGTCTTGTTTGCCTTCTCTATTCTAGCCACATTGGTTAACTCACTGTTCCTTGAAAAATGCCTACATGTTCGTGCCTCCAAGAACTCACTGTTCTGGTGCATGCAACAGTCTTTCTCCAGATGGTCCCATGACTTGCTCCTCActtccttcaggtctctgctcaaataaTAGTTTATCAACAAGGCCTTCCTTGACTAACCCACATAAAATAGAAACCTTTCTTCCCTCTTACTCTatcttttacatttattgttCTGCACAGGATTTATCACTACTTGACATACATTTAATTATCACCTGGCCCCTCTGACCCTCTTTCGTCCTCCTGTCCCTTTCTTCCCCCTACATAGAGGAGAGACAGTGGTATAGTGATTGAGAATATGAATTCTAAAGGTAGGTTTACTTGATTTGAATTGCACCCTCACCACTAACTACTTGTGACCCTTTGGGTGAATGACATAGACtctttatgcctcagttttctcatttgcaatATGGGGTTAATAATAGTACCTTACTTATGGTTGCTTTGTGGATTAattgagttaatatatgtaaagcatctAAAATGGTGCCTGGTACATTAAAAGCACTGTAATTCCTTGAGGTGAAAACTATTTTTGTTTGTAGCCAGGAAGAGTACCTGGAATATGGTAGGCTCTGagtaaatatttgctaagtgAATGAATTGGTGTATGAAAAGTTCAACAGAAAAAGATAATGTGGTGGTCAGAGTGGTGGTGAGTTGAGGGAAAACATGAACTCAGGGATCCTATCTTTTGAGTAGAAACTGTCTCCACTCTTCCTGAGGTGGTCTATAGACGTCAAGCAAGCCAAAGATGTTAGAAATTTGTGAAGGGATAATGTTCACAGGTTACCCAGAAGAATGATGTCTCATAccactgtgcttttttttttctttgatgactATAATCAATAATGACAATAtgaatttaacttttcttttagtTGTAGTATGATCAATGTTCACTAACAACTTAAATAATCTatccttagttttttaaattttttgatgcCTGCCAATACTTATGAATGATGTAggtttatttttatagtaaattacagtaattttacttaaaattaggacaaaaatgtttaaaaaactatAGGTCATGATCCCTATGTGAGTCATGTAATCTATATAGTGGGCTATGaccagggttttttgttttttcattttacaaaataggattttaaaaataagagtacaTATCACATAAGGTAAGTATACAtggtattttgttaaaaaaaacaattatttccatttttgtgtttgtgtatatcACACATGCACAAGCATATACtcgtatgcacatatatatgtgttctgGGTCATGATATAAAATGTTTCTTCCTAAAGGTCCTGGTCAAAAAAGTTTGAAAGCCTGTGCCTAAAAATGGTGCTTGGAAATCACTAGGTCacataattaattatttttctttcagaaaactgcCTTAATTAATTACTGTCCTGATTAAGATTGTTCATAAGGTTAAGTGGTCATAGACATTtgtctctgttttaaaaaaatatttatatttatttccctgtgccgggtcttagtttcagcatacATGA
Proteins encoded in this window:
- the LOC122697410 gene encoding olfactory receptor 2B11-like, whose translation is MKHMNESFPEDFILMGFTKYPWLDVPLFFALLTSYMFTLLGNIAIILVSQLDSQLQSPMYFFLTSLSFLDLCFTTTTVPQMLFNLGGPNKNITYIGCMTQAYVFHWLGCTECVLLGTMALDRYVAVCKPLRYPVIMNHKLCRQLSSTAWLIGLANSLLQSTLTVQLPLCGNQELDHFFCELPGLIKMACVDTTVNELTLAVVATFLIMGPLSMILISYSYIAQAVFRIPSADGRLKAFNTCSSHLLVVSLFYGPGIYIYMQTSGDSPQDLIKVLTLFYCVITPMANPFIYTLRNKDVKGALRRLLRRAILSKRI